The following are encoded together in the Corticium candelabrum chromosome 1, ooCorCand1.1, whole genome shotgun sequence genome:
- the LOC134193986 gene encoding complement C1q and tumor necrosis factor-related protein 9-like translates to MNIIVFVAIVCCFLRVRSLTPKTGDSTNSEDPEVQVCQPLKSYLKRTQMVRLDNVSGIGGKGEKGSPGKKGPRGPQGIRGSKGEIGIQGPVGPRGDGGLPGAKGEAGPQGRPGPEVSEDVLKRYFSPVKGLAERMKELEDWKEEWTKNESRVTVAAHLVGSSNSWYTISGVITYWQTSSPSFLLGAITYSNGALTIPSDGVYYIYTHLWLNDYSGYAIYPYIRVNGNRVLYIQSYHHHSKNKSKHGGLLQQLKKGDSVDIYGGGYRHFMGSTFQFLVFLRSTRSMLLRMRMSIN, encoded by the exons ATGAACATTAtcgtcttcgttgcaattgttTGCTGCTTTCTCCGCGTCCG atcATTAACTCCTAAAACTGGAGACTCTACTAACTCTGAAGATCCAGAAGTTCAAGTCTGTCAACCGCTAAAGTCTTATCTCAAACGAACTCAG ATGGTGCGTCTTGACAACGTGTCTGGCATTGGCGGAAAAGGAGAGAAA GGAAGTCCAGGGAAAAAA GGTCCAAGAGGCCCCCAAGGCATTAGAGGATCAAAGGGAGAAATCGGTATACAAGGTCCAGTAGGTCCTAGG GGTGATGGTGGATTACCCGGAGCAAAGGGAGAAGCCGGACCACAAGGTCGTCCCGGTCCAGAG GTGAGTGAAGATGTGTTGAAACGCTATTTTTCTCCAGTCAAGGGACTGGCAGAGAGG ATGAAAGAACTGGAGGATTGGAAAGAAGag tggacaaagaatgagagtagagtgactgttgcagCACATCTTGTAGGATCATCAAACAGTTGGTATACTATATCAG gtGTGATAACCTactggcaaacaagcagtccatcattcttactgggtgccatcacatacagcaatggagctcttacaattccatctgatggtgtttactatatttatacacATCTGTGGTTAAATGACTATAGTGGCTATGCCATTTATCCTTACATCAGAGTAAATGGCAATCGTGTTTTGTACATTCAAAGCTACCATCATCATAGTAAAAACAAATCCAAGCACGGTGGTCTACTTCAGCAGCTGAAAAAAGGTGATAGCGTTGACATATATGGTGGAGGATATCGACACTTCATGGGCTCTACTTTTCAGTTTTTGGTATTTTTAAGATCGACTAGAAGCATGTtgttgagaatgagaatgtcaattaattaa
- the LOC134181751 gene encoding uncharacterized protein LOC134181751, translated as MDNAELTDAESDVEATEVDNVTSAEQWSENIVNSYKEFLVSGGTNYTDIPSRKRKSFRRRAKDFTVQDGRLYYTKTPGLLRLALGSKNEQDRAFQECHVNPIGGHLGRTKTTDKIRSRYYWPNQYIDIANQIRKCDRCQRTNSVLKLQSNELHPIPVRSEVWSLVGIDLMGPLTMTSQGNQYILTMTCYFSKWVEAFPISDKTAVTVARALYTAYCRHGAPNDIITDQGREFVNQVCKVLHCQFNVRQRITAAYHPQSNGLDERTNQTIRKCLEKLVIEHEEDWDELLDPVLFAIRTSVQESTKFTPFFLMHGREARFPLEAENSEITSVSQLGDVQQAVHHLKEMRNKTLKTVGQTVLRLNMLKRTTKGHKMEDTWLGPYRVIEMTASGGCVLCCIKTNSTMKRKVNISQLKIYNTPQKSSELANVTSKDDESAATRIKGNSKPNFSDLERQLFDQSLLRLWRTGAIWEAWKAEEDDERELAEHTSSVEECWLSVNVDVALWLDCRTYEKKPTLKRVSDFVLVNPVVHQEFNDFAKAEITQELQLLLDVDLIKVWETDKALSLPRVSRYQNVYVSISSSQLDDLCLWVYDMRKLYNSKGRSLFEVVNKRASMPQTLSSLTSAAESSQRWVHGLDLNETDKCIIQGKCADGFLTDKHMHAAHQLLLKQFPYISGLESTLFCQTYGFAHVTSDAIQIHFTGSHHWVTSTCFGKQVRLYDSNAGLHLSPCMETQLAQIYQLAHKDNILMLSLQSSPTNVGVNLLRTSTTSGWSTD; from the exons ATGGACAATGCAGAGTTGACGGATGCAGAGTCAGACGTAGAAGCTACA GAAGTAGATAATGTAACTTCAGCAGAACAATGGTCGGAAAACATTGTGAACTCATACAAAGAGTTCCTAGTCTCTGGAGGGACAAACTACACTGATATTCCAAGCAGGAAACGAAAGTCAtttagaagaagagcaaaagaTTTTACAGTTCAAGATGGAAGGTTGTACTACACAAAGACTCCAGGTTTACTCAGACTGGCACTTGGTAGCAAAAATGAGCAAGATCGTGCCTTTCAG GAGTGTCACGTAAATCCAATTGGCGGTCATCTGGGAAGAACTAAAACCACTGACAAAATAAGGAGCAGATACTACTGGCCAAACCAGTACATTGATATCGCAAATCAG ATAAGGAAATGTGATAGGTGCCAGAGGACGAATTCtgttctcaaattgcagtcaaACGAACTCCACCCTATTCCTGTTCGTTCAGAAGTGTGGAGTCTAGTTGGAATTGATCTCATGGGACCGCTGACAATGACAAGTCAAGGAAACcaatacatactaacaatgacaTGCTATTTCAGTAAATGGGTTGAAGCTTTCCCCATATCAGACAAAACTGCTGTTACAGTGGCCAGGGCTTTGTACACTGCCTACTGTAGGCATGGAGCACCAAACGATATTATCACTGATCAAGGCAGAGAGTTTGTCAACCAG GTGTGCAAGGTACTCCATTGTCAATTCAATGTCAGGCAAAGAATAACAGCTGCTTATCATCCTCAGTCTAACGGACTAGATGAaagaacaaatcaaacaattagaaa ATGCCTTGAAAAATTGGTAATAGAGCATGAAGAAGACTGGGATGAACTCCTTGACCCAGTTCTCTTTGCTATTCGAACCAGTGTTCAAGAGTCCACCAAGTTCACTCCTTTCTTTTTAATGCATGGACGAGAAGCTAGGTTTCCTTTAGAAGCTGAAAACAGTGAGATCacttctgtcagtcagttgggTGATGTGCAGCAAGCAGTACATCATCTAAAGGAAATGagaaacaaaacattgaaaaca GTTGGACAGACTGTTTTGCGATTAAATATGCTAAAAAGGACAACGAAAGGTCATAAGATGGAAGACACCTGGCTTGGACCATACAGAGTTATAGAAATGACTGCATCTGGTGGCTGTGTCCTTTGTTGCATCAAAACTAATTCAACAATGAAGCGCAAAGTTAATATTAGTCAGCTGAAGatctacaatacaccacagaagTCTTCTGAATTGGCAAATGTGACAAGCAAAGATGATGAATCAGCTGCTACTAGGATTAAGGGCAACAGCAAGCCAAATTTCTCAGATTTAGAACGTCAGCTATTTGATCAAAGTCTGTTACGGCTGTGGCGCACAGGAGCAATATGGGAGGCTTGGAAAGCTGAAGAAGACGACGAGAGAGAG cttGCTGAACATACAAGCTCTGTTGAAGAATGTTGGCTTAGTGTCAATGTAGACGTGGCTCTGTGGCTAGACTGTCGAACGTATGAGAAAAAGCCAACATTAAAACGAGTTAGTGATTTTGTGCTAGTAAATCCTGTTGTTCATCAAGAGTTCAATGATTTTGCAAAAGCTGAAATAACTCAAGAATTGCAATTACTACTAGACGTGGACTTAATTAAGGTCTGGGAAACTGACAAAGCACTCTCATTGCCAAGGGTGTCTCGATATCAAAACGTGTACGTCAGCATCAGCAGCtctcaacttgatgacctaTGTCTGTGGGTATATGATATGAGAAAGCTGTATAACAGTAAAGGAAGAAGTTTGTTTGAGGTAGTTAATAAGAGAGCAAGTATGCCTCAAACATTGTCTAGTCTAACATCAGCTGCCGAGAGTTCACAAAGA TGGGTACATGGTCTGGATCTCAATGAAACTGATAAATGTATTATACAAGGCAAGTGTGCCGACGGCTTTCTAActgacaagcacatgcatgctgctCATCAGCTTCTATTAAAGCAGTTTCCCTACATCAGTGGACTAGAGTCAACACTCTTTTGCCAGACTTACGGATTCGCTCACGTAACAAGTGATG CTATTCAGATTCATTTTACAGGAAGTCATCATTGGGTGACTTCAACCTGCTTTGGCAAACAAGTACGACTATACGACAGCAATGCTGGCCTACACTTGTCTCCTTGTATGGAAACACAGCTGGCACAAATATATCAATTGgctcacaaagacaacattctcatg CTGAGTCTGCAATCGTCTCCAACTAATGTTGGAGTGAATCTCCTTCGTACATCAACAACGTCAGGCTGGTCAACCGATTGA
- the LOC134182988 gene encoding uncharacterized protein LOC134182988, which produces MPLKSELLCCFEIQPSGCLKPNCPFKHFKPRNVITLGTSSMPVMSTTQPVVAVRPSVCASTNLVQAQDTEMPNFFGVVKEVMTSLSVQSDNKGISNLTVSGRIVTLRKPLGHVKKIAYIWKVGAMNGMSK; this is translated from the exons ATG CCGTTGAAGAgtgagttgttgtgttgctttgaGATTCAACCGAGTGGCTGCCTCAAGCCCAACTGTCCTTTCAAACATTTCAAGCCAAGAAATGTGATCACACTGGGAACGAGCTCAATGCCGGTGATGTCAACGACACAGCCAGTTG ttgctgtcagaCCGTCTGTTTGTGCTTCTACCAACTTGGTTCAAGCACAGGACACGGAGATGCCAAATTTCT TTGGAGTTGTAAAGGAAGTGATGACGTCTCTATCAGTCCAGTCAGACAACAAAGGAATATCAAATTTGACTGTTAGTGGGCGGATAGTCACACTAAGAAAACCATTAg gacatgtgaagaagattgcatATATTTGGAAGGTTGGAGCAATGAATGGCATGTCAAAGTAG
- the LOC134181849 gene encoding pulmonary surfactant-associated protein D-like gives MPPLYSVDVECIGSKGEPGVPGVPGPPGRQGAVGKQGAAGISGGTGLKGEVGAEVAVGPPGKQGVQGVMGRAGPPGPQGPPGKTGMMGPPGPRGPPGQTGGRGEKGERGVEGPRGLAGLDGIPGAAGPIGPKGSRGPLGVKGDGGLPGAKGEAGPQGRPGPEVNEICML, from the exons ATGCCGCCATTGTATTCTGTTGATGTGGAGTGCATTGGAAGCAAGGGAGAACCg GGTGTTCCCGGAGTTCCGGGTCCTCCAGGAAGACAG GGAGCAGTAGGAAAACAAGGAGCAGCAGGAATTTCCGGCGGCACCGGCTTGAAG GGTGAGGTAGGAGCTGAAGTTGCAGTTGGTCCACCAGGTAAACAG GGAGTGCAAGGTGTGATGGGTCGTGCAGGTCCACCCGGACCTCAAGGTCCTCCAGGGAAAACTGGAATGATG GGTCCACCGGGACCCAGAGGTCCTCCAGGACAAACGGGAGGACGTGGAGAGAAG GGGGAACGAGGAGTGGAGGGTCCAAGAGGTTTGGCTGGATTAGATGGCATTCCG GGTGCTGCAGGTCCCATCGGACCCAAAGGATCACGTGGACCATTAGGAGTGAAG GGTGATGGTGGATTACCCGGAGCAAAGGGAGAAGCCGGACCACAAGGTCGTCCCGGTCCAGAGGTGAATGAgatttgcatgttgtga
- the LOC134193019 gene encoding lymphotoxin-alpha-like: MSEDVLKRYFSPVKGLAERMKQLEDWKEEWTKSRLNESRVTVAAHLVGSSSRYYTISGVITYWQTSSPSFLLGAITYSNGALTIPSDGVYYIYTQLHLDASSGYHILPYIRVNGNLVLYIVSYHHHSQNKTKHAGLLQQLKKGDSVDIYGGGYQHYMGSTYSVFGIYKID; encoded by the exons ATGAGTGAAGATGTGTTGAAACGCTATTTTTCTCCAGTCAAGGGACTGGCAGAGAGG ATGAAACAACTGGAGGATTGGAAAGAAGag TGGACAAAGAGTAGACTGAATGAGAgtagagtgactgttgcagCACATCTAGTAGGATCGTCAAGCCGTTATTATACTATATCAG gtGTGATAACCTactggcaaacaagcagtccatcattcttactgggtgccatcacatacagcaatggagctcttacaattccatctgatggtgtttactatatttatacacAACTCCACTTAGATGCCAGTAGTGGCTATCACATTCTACCTTACATCAGAGTAAATGGCAATCTTGTTTTGTACATTGTAAGCTACCATCATCATAGTCAAAACAAAACCAAGCACGCTGGTCTACTTCAGCAGCTGAAAAAAGGTGATAGCGTTGACATATATGGTGGAGGATATCAACACTACATGGGCTCTACTTATTCAGTTTTTGGTATTTATAAGATCGACTAG